In the Kribbella sp. NBC_00482 genome, one interval contains:
- a CDS encoding acyl-CoA dehydrogenase family protein, with the protein MERQLFDADHDAFRETVRSFCDKEIVPHHDSWEDAGIVPRELWTAAGAAGLLGFMMPDQYGGGGVRDFRFNTVLIEELTRVRASGVGFTIHTDINSAYLLDYATDEQKARWLPAFCSGETITAIAMTEPGAGSDLQGIQTTARRDGDHYVLNGQKTFISNGILADLVIVVAKTDPEAGAQGISLIVVERGMPGFERGRNLDKIGLKAQDTAEMFFDDVRVAVDNLLGEEGKGFVYLMEKLPQERLTIAVVAAAACESILEDTLRYVKDRKAFGRPIGSFQNSRFVLAELATETQIARVFVDRCIQELNAGTLTVAEAAMAKWWTTELQKKVVDRCLQLHGGYGFMTEYPIAKAYLDTRIQTIYGGTTEIMKEIIGRTMGV; encoded by the coding sequence TCGTCCCGCGCGAGCTCTGGACCGCGGCCGGTGCGGCAGGCCTGCTCGGCTTCATGATGCCCGACCAGTACGGCGGTGGCGGCGTGCGTGACTTCCGGTTCAACACCGTGCTGATCGAGGAACTGACCCGGGTCCGCGCGAGCGGAGTCGGCTTCACCATCCACACCGACATCAACTCGGCGTACCTGCTGGACTACGCGACCGACGAGCAGAAGGCGCGCTGGCTGCCGGCCTTCTGTTCGGGGGAGACGATCACCGCGATCGCGATGACCGAGCCAGGGGCCGGCAGCGACCTTCAGGGCATCCAGACCACCGCACGGCGCGACGGCGACCACTACGTGCTGAACGGGCAGAAAACGTTCATTTCCAACGGGATTCTCGCCGACCTGGTGATCGTCGTCGCGAAGACCGACCCGGAGGCCGGCGCGCAGGGGATCTCGCTGATCGTCGTCGAGCGCGGGATGCCCGGGTTCGAGCGCGGGCGGAACCTGGACAAGATCGGCCTCAAGGCGCAGGACACCGCGGAAATGTTCTTCGACGACGTCCGGGTCGCCGTCGACAACCTGCTTGGCGAAGAGGGCAAGGGCTTCGTCTACCTGATGGAGAAGCTGCCCCAGGAGCGGTTGACGATCGCGGTGGTCGCGGCCGCCGCCTGCGAGAGCATCCTCGAGGACACGCTGCGGTACGTGAAGGACCGCAAGGCGTTCGGCCGTCCGATCGGATCGTTCCAGAACAGTCGTTTCGTCCTCGCGGAGCTCGCCACCGAGACCCAGATCGCCCGGGTGTTCGTCGATCGCTGCATCCAGGAACTCAACGCCGGCACGCTGACCGTGGCCGAGGCCGCGATGGCCAAGTGGTGGACCACCGAGCTGCAGAAGAAGGTCGTCGACCGGTGCCTGCAGCTGCACGGCGGCTACGGCTTCATGACCGAGTACCCGATCGCCAAGGCCTACCTGGACACCCGCATCCAGACCATCTACGGCGGCACCACCGAAATCATGAAGGAAATCATCGGCCGCACGATGGGCGTCTAG